Part of the Niallia alba genome is shown below.
TTTTCTTTTAGGAATCATCTCTCTTTTTATTGGAATTTTAGTAACCGTACCTGAGTTAACAAAAGCTACAGTTGAAAATACAGCCGAGTCAAAGGGCTTAAAACTATCTAGCTTTTTGGAGCCAAAGGCTTTACCTATCGCTTTTATTATCCTACTTGTTTCCCTTTGCTATTCCAGCGTTCTATCCTTCATTAATTTTTATGCAAAGGAAATTAATCTCGTAGATGCAACTAGCTTCTTTTTTATCGTCTATGCAGCAGCGATTATGGTTTCCAGACCATTTACTGGCAGACTAATGGACAGCAAGGGTGCGAATTACGTCATGTATCCTGCTATCATTCTACTTAGTGCAGGTCTGCTTTTATTAAGCCAGTCAGAAAGCAGCTTCACTTTATTATTATCTGGAGTATTCATTGGATTTGGTTTTGGTAATATGCAATCCTGTGCTCAAGCTGTAGCAGTCAAGGTGACCGCTCCTCATCGCATTGGACTTGCAACATCTACCTACTACATTTTCTTAGATGCAGGCTTAGGCTTTGGCCCATATGTACTTGGTTTCCTTATACCGCTTACTGGGTATCCTCATCTTTATATGATATTAAGCGCCCTGGCTCTTGTTGTTATCGTTCTTTATTATCTTCTTTATGGAAGATTAGAAAGAAAGACGAAAGTTTTTGCTTCATCTTCTATGTGAGAAAAGGACTGCCCTTGAATAGGCAGTCCTTTTTTGAGATTGGATCATATATTCTTGTTTTGGATCATATCCTTTTCCGGATGGATCATATTTTTCAAAATATCTATTAGGATTGAATTTTTTCTTCATATAATTCTATAATCTGTATATTCTTTATAAAACTGTTTTTCCTACTTTCATATACCAAACAAGTAGTTCCAAGCGATATAAGACGTTTTCTAAAGAAGGAAAAAAGGTAATGGATCACGTATTTCATATATAGAAGAAAATTTTAAGAGACGAATAAACACTGCCACATAAACAACTGTTATAGAATTAATAAAAAATACAGAGGTGAATAATAATGTACCCTTCCTCTTCACTTTCTTACACACATGTCCCGTCAAAAAGAAGCTTAACAGTATATGGAAATAGTACGTTGTCAATTGAACCGAATATTTGCAAGATCACACTTGGTATTAACACAGAGTCCAAAAATGTAACAACTGCCCAGCAGGAAAATGCTAGTACACACCAACAGGTTGTGACTTCTATTTTAGGTTTAGGCGTCCCTTCTGCCAATATTCAAACCATTGACTATACTATTTTTCCTCAGTATGACTACGTAGAGAATAAACAAGTTTTCAAAAGCTATAAAGTAACCCATTTGCTATCTATCCTCGTAGAAACAATTCAGCTTGCTGGTACTGTTATTGATACAGCCGTACAAAACGGTGCAAATCAAGTGACCAGTATTCACTTTGATGTTAGCAATCGTTCAGATCATTACGAGCAAGCACTTCAAAAGGCAATTAAAGATTCTTTATCAAAGGCAAAGGCAATTGCTGAAACCTTGCGCATAACAATAGACCCTATCCCAGTAAAGGTACTAGAGATTCCATCTGGATCTAATGTTCCTATCCCGCTTGCAAAAGTCTCATTTGCGGAGGTAGGAGGAGTTTCTACTAATCTAGAACCTGGACAGTTAATGATAGAAGCGAAGGTTGAAGCTAAATTTTCCTATTAAAAAGTAACATTTTTCTATTTCTAATATTTCCCTATTATTTTATAAATTCCCCTATATTCAAAAATTGTTCTACCAATTATAATTATCTGGTAATACTACTAATATTTCCTAGGGGGAACTTATGAAAAAACTATTATCTCTTGTAATTTGCTTTTCTCTTTGCTTTACTCTATTGCCTAGTACTTCATTTGCAATTGAAACTAATGATAAGGAACTTGAAAAGTTTTTACAAGATATCGGCTGGGAAAAGGAAGCATATATTAGCTACTTAACAAGTAAAGGATGGACATTAGAAGATTTTTATTCGATTGACGAATTAGGCACTCCTCTCAGTGAAGAGTCCATTCAGCCAGTATTAATAGATTTTGAATTAACAAGAGAAGAATTAAATGAACTTCTTATTGAAAATGGGGATATAGATAAAGGTCAAGATGTTCTTGACGGAGAATATCTTATTTTCGCGGAAGAACTTTATGATTTTGTTGACTTTTATATCAACGGTGAGTTTGGTACTCCAATTGATGAACAAAATCTTCAAGAGTTACTAACTAAGTACGGCTTTGCATCAAAAGAGGAGCTAGAGGCCTTTTTAATAAACAACAATGATTCCTTAGATGATTACGAATACATTGAGGACCTTGATTATATGGTTGATCTCTATAAGAATGGTTTATTTACAGATGAAGAAATTTTTGGCTTATTCGATGAAATCGGATTAACAGAAGCAGAAATTGAAAATCTATTAAACCATTTGGAGAAACTAGATTTTGAGGACCCTACTGTCTTAGATCGTTTACTCGTCCTTAGTGATCGAATGATTGCTTTTGAAGAATTTGAATCGGCGGATGAATTAACTGCGGAACAAATTAGCGAGCTATTAAGTATTTTCACAGAATTACTTGATATTTTTCAAATTGATATTCAGTACTACCTTGTAAAAGATGGGCAAAAAGAGCAAATATCAATAAATAATCTATTATCCTTACAATCTACGAATGGTGCTGATTTACTATTAGAGATTTATAGTAAAGAAGGACAATTTTTAGCTGATATTCTTTTTACGGCTGAAATGTTTGGTAGTGAAGTGATTAAAGAAACCGGAAAAGATTTGCAAGAAGCAAAGGAGATTATTGCAAAAACTGCTGATGCAAAGAAAACGGTGAAAAAACCTCAAACGATACAAACAGTAAAAGGCGCAAAGCTTCCAAAAACAGCAGCAAATTATGTACAGAATATATTGATTGGAACAGTAATTATGATAGCTGGTCTGTTCCTATTACAAAGATCTCGTAAAAAAGAGATTTAACATGAGAACAAAAAGAAAGAAATGGAGAAGTCAAAGACAGAAGCACCATGTGATTCTATCTGTTGCAGCTGTTATCCTCGTAGGATTTGGTATATGGTTCAGCACTACAAATGCGTATACTTTTCTTAAAGGATACTTTCTCTTTCAATCTGCACAAATAACTTCTGCTGAAACACCAAAAAAAATTAAGGAAAATATACAAGAAGAAACCAAGAATAAAGAGCTATATTCCTCTCGTCCAAATGTTGGCGATAATATCGGTAAGCTGTATATTCCTAAATTAGAGATGGAACTCCCCATCTACCATGGGACAAATGAAGATGAATTAGAAAAAGGAATTGGACATTTCGCAGGAAGTGTTTTACCAGGCGAAAGGGATAATTCTGTACTTTCCGGGCATCGTGACACTGTTTTTCGCCGTCTTGGAGAAGTAGGTAAGGGAGATTTACTTGTTGTAACCACCTCTGCAGGGGAATTTACTTACAAAATAAAAAATGTACGAATTGTCGATAAGGAAGATCGGTCAGTGATCGTTCCAAAACCAAAAGCAACATTAACTGTTTCTACCTGCTATCCCTTTCAATATATTGGTGCTGCACCAGAAAGGTATATTTTGGTATCCGAATTAATTGATTCAACTATATATTAATAGCAGATCTAAAGCCTTGTATCTTAAGATATAAGGTTTTCTCTTACTCCTCTCCACTTTTCCACACATATTCTACCTCTTCACAAAAAATGAGAACGCTTCAATTATAATTTCTTATTAGATGAAAATCTTTGACATCTTAGCAAAAATAATGTAAAGTACCTAATGGTCGAACATTTTTAGATCATACCGACCTTAATATTCGTGTTTAGGAGTGTATTTAATGGATAACGTGTTTGATTACGAAGATATACAATTAATTCCGGCTAAATGTATTGTAGAAAGCCGTTCAGAATGTGATACAACCGTAACACTTGGCGGTCATACATTTAAGCTACCCGTAGTTCCTGCCAATATGCAAACCATTATTGATGAAAAAATTGCAGTATATTTAGCTGAGAATGGCTATTTCTATATTATGCACCGTTTCCAGCCAGAAACACGCAAGACTTTTATACGTGATATGCAATCTCGTGAATTGATTGCCTCTATCAGTGTTGGTGTAAAATCAGAAGAATATGACTTTATTTTACAATTAGCAGAGGAAAACCTCGTTCCTGAATTTATTACAATTGATATTGCTCATGGTCATTCGAATGCAGTGATTGCGATGATTAAGCATATCAAGATGCATTTACCTAATAGCTTCGTCATTGCTGGTAATGTGGGAACTCCTGAAGCAGTGAGAGAACTAGAGCACGCAGGTGCAGATGCAACAAAAGTAGGAATCGGCCCTGGAAAAGTATGTATTACAAAAATTAAAACAGGTTTTGGAACAGGTGGTTGGCAGTTAGCTGCATTGCGCTGGTGTGCAAAAGCTGCGAGTAAGCCAATTATCGCAGACGGTGGTATCCGTACACATGGTGATATCGCAAAATCTGTACGTTTTGGAGCAACAATGGTTATGATTGGTTCATTATTTGCTGGACATGAAGAGTCTCCAGGTGAAACAACCGAAAAAGAAGGGAAACTATATAAAGAGTATTTCGGCTCTGCTTCTGAGTTTCAAAAGGGAGAAAAGAAAAATGTCGAAGGCAAAAAAATGTTTGTAGAGCATAAAGGCTCTCTGCAAGATACATTAACAGAAATGGAACAAGATCTTCAATCTTCCATCTCTTATGCTGGCGGCAAAAAGTTAGATGCCATTCGCAATGTTGATTATGTTATCGTTAAAAACTCTATTTTTAATGGAGATAAGGTATATTAATTTTCAAGAAAAACAGGGGGCTGGGACATAAGTATTCCAGCCAAGGATAATTCCGAACAATTATACGAAGATGCTAATGAATGTTCCGTATAATTGTTCGGGCTTTTATTTGTTTTTCAAAGGATGTTTCCATGAAGTTTGGTGCGATTCCCCGCAGCCGGAATACACTTCGCTTTCCATGGGGCTCGCGCTGAGCCGCTTCGGCCTGTGGCCTGCAGGGTCTCAGACTGTCTCGCTAATCCCATAGGAGTCTTCGTGTATTCCGGCTGCTCTGTTTTTCCAACTAATTATATTTCCTCTTGTAAAAAGTATGCGAAAGCAGCCGCTATTTACTAGCTATATTAGAAATTGTTCGTCTTTACAGAGTATCTATTTAGTTATGTCCCATCCTCCTGTTTTTTACAGAAACACCCAGTTAAATAGTGACATAGATTCCTAATCAAAGTATAATATAGTTAACCTCTAGAATTACCTCTTATAATCCCCAAAATAGAAAAAGAAAGGTTGATTGAATTTTTATGAAGAGCTTTTCCTTCCACACAAACCACCGCGAACGGTCGAAATCCCCAGAAACGAGAATTAAACTCATCCCACTTACCGGCACACAAAGCAGAAGCGAGATACTAAAGAAATTAGAAATTAGCTCCCAATTTAATATGCGATATAGAGGACTGTTTGAGTATTACGGCGATGACTTAATTGCTTATAAAAAAGAAAATCCTACTGATTTTTTCCGTAATGAATTTCTCCGAACCTTCTCCAGTTATCTGACCGACTACCTAGAAGATAACATGCCCACCTCTTGGCATAAATGCAAAAAATCTTTCATCGAGTTACTCCTTTACATTCACTTACCTAATGCTTTAAAAATCTCCAAAGAAAGCGATAGTATCCAATACTTTATCTCCGAATTTAAAAAGTTTTCCATATGGCTAGACCACAGGGAGAAAACGACATGGACAAAGATATTAACTCCTTATGAACAGACGATTAATGAGCTACAGTTATGCGAGGAATTGTTAAATAGATTATATCTCCAAATGTATCCTCAATTTTTCGAATCAGATTGGAATTATCAAGAAGATTTAACAAAGGTTAGCCAACGCCT
Proteins encoded:
- a CDS encoding MFS transporter; protein product: METPKDKLWTKEFIVISSVNFFLTLIFYLLMVTIAVFAVDEFHATTSQAGLVTGIFIIGTLIGRLFIGQAIDRIGRKKTLMIGLLCFTITTGLYFVDLGINFLLFNRFLHGITLGIASTAAGTIVADIIPSSRKGEGIGYFSMSTTLATAIGPFIGLFMSQHTTFQIIFSFCFLLGIISLFIGILVTVPELTKATVENTAESKGLKLSSFLEPKALPIAFIILLVSLCYSSVLSFINFYAKEINLVDATSFFFIVYAAAIMVSRPFTGRLMDSKGANYVMYPAIILLSAGLLLLSQSESSFTLLLSGVFIGFGFGNMQSCAQAVAVKVTAPHRIGLATSTYYIFLDAGLGFGPYVLGFLIPLTGYPHLYMILSALALVVIVLYYLLYGRLERKTKVFASSSM
- the guaC gene encoding GMP reductase; its protein translation is MDNVFDYEDIQLIPAKCIVESRSECDTTVTLGGHTFKLPVVPANMQTIIDEKIAVYLAENGYFYIMHRFQPETRKTFIRDMQSRELIASISVGVKSEEYDFILQLAEENLVPEFITIDIAHGHSNAVIAMIKHIKMHLPNSFVIAGNVGTPEAVRELEHAGADATKVGIGPGKVCITKIKTGFGTGGWQLAALRWCAKAASKPIIADGGIRTHGDIAKSVRFGATMVMIGSLFAGHEESPGETTEKEGKLYKEYFGSASEFQKGEKKNVEGKKMFVEHKGSLQDTLTEMEQDLQSSISYAGGKKLDAIRNVDYVIVKNSIFNGDKVY
- a CDS encoding processed acidic surface protein, coding for MKKLLSLVICFSLCFTLLPSTSFAIETNDKELEKFLQDIGWEKEAYISYLTSKGWTLEDFYSIDELGTPLSEESIQPVLIDFELTREELNELLIENGDIDKGQDVLDGEYLIFAEELYDFVDFYINGEFGTPIDEQNLQELLTKYGFASKEELEAFLINNNDSLDDYEYIEDLDYMVDLYKNGLFTDEEIFGLFDEIGLTEAEIENLLNHLEKLDFEDPTVLDRLLVLSDRMIAFEEFESADELTAEQISELLSIFTELLDIFQIDIQYYLVKDGQKEQISINNLLSLQSTNGADLLLEIYSKEGQFLADILFTAEMFGSEVIKETGKDLQEAKEIIAKTADAKKTVKKPQTIQTVKGAKLPKTAANYVQNILIGTVIMIAGLFLLQRSRKKEI
- a CDS encoding class D sortase, which produces MRTKRKKWRSQRQKHHVILSVAAVILVGFGIWFSTTNAYTFLKGYFLFQSAQITSAETPKKIKENIQEETKNKELYSSRPNVGDNIGKLYIPKLEMELPIYHGTNEDELEKGIGHFAGSVLPGERDNSVLSGHRDTVFRRLGEVGKGDLLVVTTSAGEFTYKIKNVRIVDKEDRSVIVPKPKATLTVSTCYPFQYIGAAPERYILVSELIDSTIY
- a CDS encoding SIMPL domain-containing protein codes for the protein MYPSSSLSYTHVPSKRSLTVYGNSTLSIEPNICKITLGINTESKNVTTAQQENASTHQQVVTSILGLGVPSANIQTIDYTIFPQYDYVENKQVFKSYKVTHLLSILVETIQLAGTVIDTAVQNGANQVTSIHFDVSNRSDHYEQALQKAIKDSLSKAKAIAETLRITIDPIPVKVLEIPSGSNVPIPLAKVSFAEVGGVSTNLEPGQLMIEAKVEAKFSY